A window of Lytechinus variegatus isolate NC3 chromosome 15, Lvar_3.0, whole genome shotgun sequence contains these coding sequences:
- the LOC121428619 gene encoding uncharacterized protein LOC121428619, with the protein MVLTMGDDFYRQRTAMSGRRVRRESDARRDLERMHLMTIRREKMRLQEELDRVRVKGGQKPGVTNAGKNAQLLSSRFVTTANGEGASQRRSRLRTSTATSSTRSKSPYIMRRNTTNTKLGSSLNSDTELPQIGYMATPLTGELDSRRMKDEIRDPKTKINELKKNEGQQKKLLSLKVDMFTRSFTPVSPTHSRSPVRSPAHSPTPKTEEKFPITDDVDISSSDYLFSPRSSFPPATKKRGHFDVSRDARNAMNTRLAPIDAAEINGDYGETQRDDVLPTIPHTQMVPTQLPPRPTIIRRQSQVAILERGDQKKNKYATTATSKDSKEKEFGVNNNSNGEPTKKSVESELNLAVLGRDAKRVKEIIENPEMVFDQEKYAPDGALRTVHMLPTADNAFSQARQARYLRWRDPNELNKEKELTVSDIFAKGTSSF; encoded by the coding sequence ATGGTTTTAACAATGGGAGATGACTTTTATCGTCAGCGAACGGCCATGAGCGGGCGACGGGTTCGGCGGGAATCGGACGCGAGACGGGACCTCGAACGCATGCATCTGATGACGATACGACGAGAAAAGATGAGACTACAAGAAGAACTCGATCGCGTCCGTGTCAAAGGAGGACAAAAACCAGGTGTGACCAACGCTGGCAAGAACGCACAGCTTCTGTCGAGTCGGTTCGTGACAACGGCTAACGGCGAAGGAGCGAGTCAACGCCGATCGCGACTACGGACATCGACGGCTACATCGTCCACGAGATCGAAATCGCCTTATATAATGCGACGGAACACGACGAACACTAAGTTGGGTTCGAGCCTGAATTCCGATACGGAACTTCCGCAAATTGGATACATGGCGACGCCCTTGACCGGGGAGCTGGATTCGAGGAGGATGAAGGATGAAATTAGAGACCCCAAAACGAAAATAAACGAACTGAAGAAAAATGAGGGGCAACAGAAAAAGCTTCTGTCACTCAAAGTCGACATGTTCACTCGATCGTTTACCCCGGTGTCACCTACTCACTCTCGTTCACCGGTTCGATCTCCTGCTCACAGTCCAACGCCAAAGACCGAGGAGAAATTTCCCATAACGGATGATGTCGACATTTCGTCATCAGATTATTTGTTTAGTCCAAGATCGTCCTTCCCACCAGCCACTAAGAAAAGGGGACATTTCGACGTTTCTCGCGACGCAAGAAATGCAATGAACACTCGTCTCGCGCCCATCGACGCAGCCGAAATCAATGGCGATTACGGTGAAACGCAACGCGACGACGTTCTTCCTACGATCCCGCACACGCAGATGGTTCCAACTCAGTTACCACCTCGACCAACTATCATCAGACGGCAGAGCCAAGTTGCCATTTTAGAACGAGGCGATCAAAAGAAGAACAAATACGCCACGACCGCAACTTCGAAAGACTCTAAAGAAAAGGAGTTCGGTGTGAATAATAACAGCAACGGCGAGCCCACAAAGAAATCCGTGGAATCGGAACTGAACCTCGCCGTCCTCGGCCGCGATGCAAAACGAGTGAAGGAGATCATTGAGAACCCTGAAATGGTGTTTGACCAGGAGAAGTATGCCCCCGATGGCGCGCTGAGGACTGTTCACATGCTGCCAACTGCAGACAACGCATTTTCACAGGCGAGGCAAGCGAGGTACCTAAGGTGGAGGGACCCCAATGAACTCAACAAAGAAAAGGAGTTAACTGTTTCTGACATATTCGCCAAAGGCACAAGTAGCTTTTAG